In Gemmatimonadota bacterium, the genomic stretch CGGCATCCTCTACGCGATGTGGCGGGATGACGTGTCGTACGACGCGCAGCGCATTCGGCCGCTGCCACCGGCCGCCTACCAACGCGCGGGACAAGCACAGCAGAACCAGGCGCGAATCGAGTTGACTGAATCGGGAGCGGCGAGCGCGTGAGTTTCCTTGACGCAGCACTCAGGACGTACCCCATCGACGTCGTGGGAAAGTTGGCGCCGTCCGCTCTTTCGTACCACCCAACTGCGCCGGGACCACCGCGTCCCACCCCAGAGCGCGAACAGAAGGCTGAGCAGCACCTCGACGATCGCTCGGACAATCGAAAACGCTGCGACGAAAAGCCCAGCAACAACACGTGGGAGCTTGACGTGGCTCGTCGCTTCACAAGAGGAAACTCAATCGGGCTCGGTCGAGCATCCGGTGAAGGTCCGGCGCGATCGCGGCCCCCGCGAGCGCTGGCGGGAGCACGGCGGCCTGCGTGGCGCCCGCCGCCGTGTCAACGATCGTTTGATATTCCCCACCAACGATCGTCTCAAATTCCCGACCTCGTGAGCCCTCACACCTCGGGCTGAGATGTGAGGGTGGAACGGACGAGCCCTGCCTTCCGCTTTTCCCGGAGCCGGTAGGAGTCGCCGTTGATGTTGATGGTCGTGGCGTGGTGGAGGAGTCGGTCGAGGATCGCGCTGGCGATGACCGCATCGCCGAAGACCTCGCCCCAGGCGCCGAGACTCTGAGTGCTGGCAGTGAACGACGTCTTCGTCATTGGCAGCTAGTCCGTTGGCGCCGCGACGCGCGAGCCGACGCGCGGCGACTGCCTAACGATTCGCGCTGGTGGCGCGTCGCCGAGCGGCGACGACTTCGCGCAACCTGCGCAGCTCCCGGCGCGACGGCATACGGTTGGGCGGGGTGGCGGCGTGCGGCTGCGGTCGTGCCTCGGCCTCGCCACGTGCGAGGGCGAGCGCCGTGCGGCAGATCAGCTGCAATCCCAGCGGGCGCAGGACCTCGCGCCAGACGCGGTCGGCGTACGCCACCGGATCACCGGCCGGCGCCGGGTCGAGGGGCCGTCCCTCCGCGTAGATCGCCCCTGCATCGAGCTCGGCGCTCACCTGGTGCACCGTGACCCCCACCTCGCGCTCGCCGGCCATCAGCTCCCAGAACGCCGGGGGTGCGCCGCGATAGGCTGGGAGCCGTCCGCAGTGCAGGTTGATGCTCCCCAGCCTCGGTATGTCGAAGGTCTCCGGCTTGAGGATGTTTGTCCCGTCGAGCACGGCCAGGTCGAGGTCGAGCGACCGCAGGAGCACCCGACTCGCCTCGGCGTTGAGCGACGCCACCTCGTGCTGCGGAACGCCCGGGACCGGCGCGGGGCGAGCGCCGGTGGCCGCCCCCCCCGCTCGCGTCGCCATGCGCCACACCGCAGCGGCGATCCCCACGGCCCCATCGCGTCGCCAGGTGCGCTTCAACTTGTTCGTGAGCCCGGGGCGCGGCAGCGGCGCGCGCACCACGCCGACGACGGTCAGCTCGGGGATGGCCGTGAGCGCCGCCACGGTCTCCCACGCAAAGTCCTGGCAGGTGAGGATCGCTACGCGAAAGCCGCGGGGGCCTGCACCGGCGTCGAGGCGCGGCGTCATGCCGCCACGCTCCAAAGCCCCGCAGCGCGCAGCCGAAAGACGGCATCATCGGTGTCCCGGTCGCCCACGACGAGCCGGCGAAGGGCGAACGGTTGGAGATCGCGCCGGTTGATTCCCTCGATCGTCGAGACCGCCGCCGTTCCACCGTGGCGCCGCACCGCGTCGACCGCGCGCGCGTCGAAGTCGATGGCGCGACCGTTGGGATAGGCGAAGGTGCGTGTGATGGCATCCACTTCCCGGGCCACCCGATCCATCGACATGCCGATCTCGGCCTCCACGTCGGCGTCAGGCAACCGCGAGACGATGGGGTGCGTGACCGTGTGTCCTCCAAAGGTCAACAGCCGGGATCGCGCCGTGGCGCGCACCTCATCCCAGGTGAGCATCGCGAAGTCGGGGGCGTGACGCGCGAGCGACGACTGGACGCGCGCGTCATTCGCCACCTCCTCGCGGAGCTGCGAAAGCAGCGCCTCCCGATCGCCCGACGCCATGCGCTTGAGCGCCTCCTTGGTGTCCGGCGCCACGGGGGCGCAGCGATCGGCGAGCCAGCGGGGCGCCGCACCCAGCGGCTGCAACACGAGATCGAGCCAGGTCGTCCAGAGCAGGGCCCCGGAGTCGAGGTGCCCGGTGGTGAGGTAGATCGTCGCGGGGAGTCCAAGCGCCTGCAGCACCGGGAGGGCGAGCGTCGCGTTGGAGCGATAGCCGTCGTCGAAGGTGATGGCCGCCATGGGGCGGCGCCCTTCTCCTGCCGACAAACGCGCCAGTGCCTCGTCGATGGGATACACGTCGTACGACGATCGCAACCAGCGCAGTTGCCGTTCCAGGGCCGACTGCGGCAGGAGCAGCCAGTGGCGACTCGCCGACGCGTCCGGGCGTATCCCGTGATAGCACACCACGAGCAGCGAGGGGACGCGCGCTCGCCGCGCCATGGCATCGACTCCGAGCCCGCACGCCGCGTGGGCGATGGCCCGACGCACGCCGCTCACGCGCGATACACCGAGGTGAGCCAGCCGTCGAGCACGAGGAGCGCGTACAGCCGGTCGGCATGATCGCGCACGTGATGCAGGTGCTCGTCGACCAGGCGCTGGATCCCCTCGGGGCGCAGCACGCCCTAACGACCGCAGCGCCTCGGACTGCGGGAGCTCCATGAGCCGCGTGCGCATCCCCTCGCGCAGCCAGCGATGCACCGGCGGCGTAAAGCCCTGCTTGGGGCGCTCGAACAGCGCCGGCGGGACGTAGCGCGCAAGCAACGTCCGCAGCACCGCCTTCCCGCCACGCTCGTCGACCAGGAGCGCATCGGGGAGCGACAGGCCGAAGCGCAACACCTCCTGGTCCAGCAACGGGGCGCGCGCTTCGAGCCCCACTCCCATCGTCGCCACGTCGACCTTGGCGTTGAGGCAATCCGCCAGGTACGTGCGCATGTCGACCCACCGCATGCGGCGGAGGGCGCTCCCCTCGGTGCGATTGAACAGCGCGATCATCCCCGACGGATCGATCGCCCCAGCGCGGTGCCGCTCGTACAGCGCACCGGTGTACAAGCTGCGCCGCTCGGCGGCGCCGAGCAGGGTACGAAGCGCGGCGTATCGCTGCGCATCGCTCCCCGGTTCGAGCGCGCGCAGCCCGCGCGACACGCGGCCGCGCTGCCGTGCGAAGGCGCTCCGTGCTCCGCCAGGCGCAATCAGCTGCGCCGCGGCCGAGGCGGCACCGGCGGGGATCATGTTGCCCAGGCGGCGCACCTTGTGGAACGTCTGGTACCAGGAGTAGCCGGCGAATCCTTCATCGCCCCCATCACCACCCAGCGCCACCGTCACATGCTGCCGAGCGTACTGCGCCAGCACCGAGGTGGGGATCGCCGAGGAGTCGGCGAAGGGTTCGCCGAAGTGGCGGATGAGCGTGGGGAGCCGGTCGGTCGAGGCGGCGGGGGCGTCGATGATGTGGTGTGAGGCCCCGAGATGCTCGGCCACGCGTGCGGCGAAGCCACTCTCGTCCGACTCGACGTCATCAAAGCGAATGGAGTAGGTGTGCAGCGTCGCGTCTTCCTGCATCGCCATCGCCGTCACGAGGCTCGAGTCGATCCCGCCGCTCAGGAAGATCCCGAGTGGGACATCGGCTCGCAGACGGATACGCGTCGCCTCGCGCAGCACGGGGAGCAGTGCGTCGGCCGCGTCGTCGAGCGATCCTCGAAGGGGTCCCGATCGCGGCGAGGTCCCAGCACACGCGGCTGCGCGCCATGCTGGTCGAGCGTCATGACGACCGACGGCCCGAGCTTGTGGATCCCGGCAAAGATGGTGCGCGGCGCCGGGACCCAGCCGAGCGTGAGGTAGTCGTCCAGCGCCGCCATGTCGAGGGTGCCGGGGCACCTAACGCGGCGTGTACGGCCTCCAGCGAGGGGAGGCGAAGTAGAAGATGCCATCGCGCACGGACCAGTAGAACGGCTTCTTCCCCACGCGATCGCGCGCCACCAGGAGTTGCTCGCGCTGCGCATCCCAGGCGGCGAAGCAGAACATCCCGCGCAGGCGCTCGACACAGGCATCGCCCTCGCGGGCGATCAGGTGCAACAGCACCTCGGTGTCGGATTGCGTGCGGAAGGTGCACCCGTCGCGTTCGAGCTCGGCCCGCAATTCCTTGTAGTTGTAGATCTCGCCGTTGAAGACGAGGGCGAAGCGCCCATCGGGCGAGAACTGCGGCTGGTCACCCGTCTCGAGGTCGATGATGGCCAGGCGTCGGTGCGCCATCATCACGCGCCCCGTGGGCGACGTCCACAACCCCTCGCCGTCGGGGCCGCGATGCGCGATGCACCGCGACATTTCCTCCACCACCTCGCGCCGCGGGGCGGCGGAGGGCGAAACGCGACGGCGCCCGCGATGCCACACATCAGCCGGCGACGGAGACGGCGTGCGCCCGCACGCGTGCATGAATGGCCTCGAGCGCGCGCACGCGCGACTTCGAGCGAGAAGCGGGCGATGATCGCCTCGCGATCCTCGGCCACGCCCGGTGTCTCGCGCTCGGCGATCCGCGCGCGATGGCGTCGGCCAGGGCGCGCGGATCCTCGGGTGGGACGATGATCCCGGCGCGCGCCCCTTCGAGCACGTCGGGCACCGCCCCCACGCGCGTCGAGACCGCGAAGCGGCCGTGCCGGAGCGCCTCGAGGAGCACATTGGGGAGCCCCTCGCTGCGTGACGGGATCACGAGCAGGTCGATGGCGCGATACAGCGCGCCCACGTCGTGAACCTGTCCAAGAAGCGCACCTCGTCACCTAACGAGAGCGCCGCGGCCTGCGCCTCGAGCGCTGCCCGCTCCGGGCCGTCGCCCGCCAGGAACAACTCGAAGGGAACACCCTCGGCCTTGAGCAACGCCGCCGCCTCGAGGAGGATGTCGACCCCCTTCTCGGGACTCAGGCGCCCGATCGCGGCAAGGCGCGGGACCGTCGGCGGCGGGAACAGCGGCGCGCAGTCCTGGGCCCCGGCCACTGCACCTTCCTCGAGGACGGCGTTGAATACCAGCGCCGCTCGATCTCCCACGTCGGCGAACAGGGCGAGCTGCGGTCGCGACATGACCACCACCTGGTCGGCCGAGCGCAGGAGGCGAAGGTCGAGGGCGTGATACAGGCGCACCTTCCAGTCCTCGGCGGTCGCGCCGTGATAGAACCCTACCCAGCCGCCGGCGTACCAGCCTAACGCGCGCAGCGAGCGCACGATCGCCGAGGGGCGATAGCCGTGCGTCTGCACGACGGATGCGCCGGCGCGCGCCAACGTCTCGCGCACGCGCGGGAGGACCGACATGTCGAGGCTTCCCGATTCCTCGATGACGTCGCAGGGCACGCCGCGCGCTTCGGCGTAGGCCACGAAGGGTGACACCGGTCGTCCAGCGCGACGGAAGGTGACGATGCGAAAGGCCGTCCCCCGCGACCGCTGCAGCACGGCCTGCGCCACGAGCTGTCGCCCGGGGCCCGACAGGATCACCGTGTCGATGACCGCGACGACGGACGACGCGCGGCCAGCTGCAACGTCGCCGGGGATCTCGGTGCCTGCTTCGTCACGCGGACTCGCCCCGCGTCCGGAGGGGGGGCCGGGACGTGCGGTGTCGATCACGGTGCGAAGCGCCCGCGCTGACCGGGCCACCCGGCGCGCGAGCGCCAACCGCCGGCCGTGGCGCGCCCCCCACGTCCGTCAGCGATCGGAGGGACAGGCAGCGGAGCGGGCATCGACACCGGACGTAGGCTCGATCGCGAGCGTGATCCCGCCATCGGGAGAGAGGCCGTCGCGCCCTGAATCGACTCTTGCGGAGACGCCGCGGCCACGCGCTCCGCCATCGCCACTAGACTCATGAGCCCAAAGAAGTACGGAAAATAGGCGTGCGAGAGGAACACTGAACTGCATGTGAAGGCGGCAAACGCCGCCCCGAGTTCGGGGTGACTTCCTGTTCCCGCAGGCTCATCCCCGATCGAGGCTCTCCGCAGGCGCCACCCTCGCCGATAGGACACGAGGATCTGCACCATTAGGAGCAGTCCTCCAAAGATCCCGAGCTCGACACCGGCCTGATAGTACGAGTTATGCGCCGTCGACCATTTACCGACCTTGCCTCGTTCCTCGAGGTACTGCCCTTCAATGATGGGGAAGTTTCCGATCCCGACCCCCGCGACCGGGTGACGGGCGATGTAGATACGAGAACGCGCCCAGATCTGCTTGCGGCCGCCGTAGTCGGTGTAGTTGTAGTCCTGCTCACCCTCGACCAACGCATACATTCGCTGTTTGTACGAGGGCGGCGCGACAGCCCACGCTGCCATTCCACCGAAGACGAAGAGTGCGATGGAGAGTGCCTTGCGCGCACCACGTGCGGCAAGGACATAGAACAGCGCACCCGCCACCAGCGCCAAGGTGCCACCGCGCGATCCGGTCTTCACGACGCCGAGGACGAGTACGACGGCGCAGCCCAATGCGATGGCCTTCCAGAACCCCTTTTCTCGCTGCACCAGTCCCATGCACAGCGGAAAGACCATCGCCGCCATCGCGGCATAGTCGTTAGGGTCGTATCCGGTCGTGGTGAAGACTCGACCATCAACCGCCACGCCAAGCGCGACCATGCCGGCCAGGTGCGCAGCGGTCCCGTACGCCCAGAACCGCTCGAGGATCCGGAGGTTTGTGCTGGTCGGCGCGGTGACAAGCGTCGCCAGCACGATCGCGACCTGCGCGAGCACGGGCGTGGTCGCGGGAGTCAAAAAGGCAAGTCCCGGATACAGCGCAAACGGGACGGTCACGAGTGCCCATCCGTAATACCAGAAACATTAGCTGCGCCGAACGGTCCCGAAAGGCCGACTTCACGCAGCGCCGGGGGTGTTGGACATCAGATACAGGAGACCCAGCACCGACGCAACCAACGCGGGTCGCAGCTTCGGCAGCAGCGGGATGACGACCTGAATGCGCACGGCGGCAAACATCACAAGCGCGACAGCGACCCAAATCGCTGCCTGATGATAGCCGAGGCTGCCCGCGGCAGACGGGCTACGAGTTTGGTACTGCGCTCGTGCGTTCATCGAGCACTCCTGACGAACTCGCGACATCCGGGCAAACGACCGGACTCTCCCCAATCAAGACGAGCTATGGGGGCGCCGCGGAACGAACTGGCAGCGTGGAGTCTGGGTGGGCTTTGCACCTACCGCACGGGCCCCCGTCGGTACCACAAGTAGTGATAGCTCGAAGTGAATTGCTGGTTG encodes the following:
- a CDS encoding glycosyltransferase family 4 protein, yielding MGALYRAIDLLVIPSRSEGLPNVLLEALRHGRFAVSTRVGAVPDVLEGARAGIIVPPEDPRALADAIARGSPSARHRAWPRIARRSSPASRSKSRVRALEAIHARVRAHAVSVAG
- a CDS encoding ATP-binding protein; this encodes MTKTSFTASTQSLGAWGEVFGDAVIASAILDRLLHHATTININGDSYRLREKRKAGLVRSTLTSQPEV
- a CDS encoding O-antigen ligase family protein yields the protein MTVPFALYPGLAFLTPATTPVLAQVAIVLATLVTAPTSTNLRILERFWAYGTAAHLAGMVALGVAVDGRVFTTTGYDPNDYAAMAAMVFPLCMGLVQREKGFWKAIALGCAVVLVLGVVKTGSRGGTLALVAGALFYVLAARGARKALSIALFVFGGMAAWAVAPPSYKQRMYALVEGEQDYNYTDYGGRKQIWARSRIYIARHPVAGVGIGNFPIIEGQYLEERGKVGKWSTAHNSYYQAGVELGIFGGLLLMVQILVSYRRGWRLRRASIGDEPAGTGSHPELGAAFAAFTCSSVFLSHAYFPYFFGLMSLVAMAERVAAASPQESIQGATASLPMAGSRSRSSLRPVSMPAPLPVPPIADGRGGRATAGGWRSRAGWPGQRGRFAP
- a CDS encoding glycosyltransferase, with the translated sequence MIDTARPGPPSGRGASPRDEAGTEIPGDVAAGRASSVVAVIDTVILSGPGRQLVAQAVLQRSRGTAFRIVTFRRAGRPVSPFVAYAEARGVPCDVIEESGSLDMSVLPRVRETLARAGASVVQTHGYRPSAIVRSLRALGWYAGGWVGFYHGATAEDWKVRLYHALDLRLLRSADQVVVMSRPQLALFADVGDRAALVFNAVLEEGAVAGAQDCAPLFPPPTVPRLAAIGRLSPEKGVDILLEAAALLKAEGVPFELFLAGDGPERAALEAQAAALSLGDEVRFLDRFTTWARCIAPSTCS
- a CDS encoding polysaccharide deacetylase family protein, whose product is MLREATRIRLRADVPLGIFLSGGIDSSLVTAMAMQEDATLHTYSIRFDDVESDESGFAARVAEHLGASHHIIDAPAASTDRLPTLIRHFGEPFADSSAIPTSVLAQYARQHVTVALGGDGGDEGFAGYSWYQTFHKVRRLGNMIPAGAASAAAQLIAPGGARSAFARQRGRVSRGLRALEPGSDAQRYAALRTLLGAAERRSLYTGALYERHRAGAIDPSGMIALFNRTEGSALRRMRWVDMRTYLADCLNAKVDVATMGVGLEARAPLLDQEVLRFGLSLPDALLVDERGGKAVLRTLLARYVPPALFERPKQGFTPPVHRWLREGMRTRLMELPQSEALRSLGRAAPRGDPAPGRRAPASRARSCRPAVRAPRARRLAHLGVSRVSGVRRAIAHAACGLGVDAMARRARVPSLLVVCYHGIRPDASASRHWLLLPQSALERQLRWLRSSYDVYPIDEALARLSAGEGRRPMAAITFDDGYRSNATLALPVLQALGLPATIYLTTGHLDSGALLWTTWLDLVLQPLGAAPRWLADRCAPVAPDTKEALKRMASGDREALLSQLREEVANDARVQSSLARHAPDFAMLTWDEVRATARSRLLTFGGHTVTHPIVSRLPDADVEAEIGMSMDRVAREVDAITRTFAYPNGRAIDFDARAVDAVRRHGGTAAVSTIEGINRRDLQPFALRRLVVGDRDTDDAVFRLRAAGLWSVAA